From the genome of Phytohabitans rumicis, one region includes:
- a CDS encoding ABC transporter ATP-binding protein yields the protein MLELDGVGKTYKVGAFGGREMAALRDVSFAVRPGEVVSLIGESGSGKTTLGRLVLRLASVTRGAIRFDGTDVSRLRGRRLTGYYRRVQGVFQDPFSSYNPIFKADRVLHAIRAGFFPGVPAARWREKVDAALEAVRLDPAQVLNKYPHQLSGGQLQRLLIARALLLDIELLVADEIISMLDASTRIDVLNLLADLKARGLGILFITHDLSLGHYLSDRAVILRRGVVVETGPADKVFGDPRHPYTRTLLASVPQLHRKWRSRPPIDSADPCAYHGLRADGSCEADGKVPALASVDGDHLVGCARLGQ from the coding sequence ATGCTGGAGCTCGACGGGGTCGGCAAGACGTACAAGGTCGGCGCGTTCGGCGGCCGCGAGATGGCCGCGCTGCGCGACGTCAGCTTCGCCGTACGCCCCGGCGAGGTGGTCTCGCTGATCGGGGAGAGCGGCAGCGGCAAGACCACCCTCGGCCGGCTCGTGCTGCGGCTCGCCTCGGTCACCCGTGGCGCGATCCGGTTCGACGGCACCGACGTGTCCCGGCTCAGGGGCCGGCGGCTGACCGGCTACTACCGCCGGGTGCAGGGCGTCTTCCAGGACCCGTTCAGCAGCTACAACCCCATCTTCAAGGCGGACCGGGTGCTGCACGCGATCCGCGCCGGCTTCTTCCCGGGCGTGCCGGCGGCGCGCTGGCGGGAGAAGGTGGACGCCGCCCTGGAAGCCGTCCGGCTCGACCCGGCGCAGGTGCTCAACAAGTACCCGCATCAGCTCAGCGGCGGCCAGTTGCAGCGACTGCTGATCGCGCGGGCGCTGCTGCTGGACATCGAGCTGCTCGTCGCCGACGAGATCATCAGCATGCTGGACGCGTCGACGCGCATCGACGTACTCAATCTGCTGGCCGACCTGAAGGCCCGCGGCCTCGGGATCCTGTTCATCACGCACGACCTGTCCCTGGGCCACTACCTCAGCGACCGGGCGGTGATCCTGCGCCGCGGCGTGGTGGTCGAGACCGGGCCGGCGGACAAGGTGTTCGGCGACCCGCGGCACCCGTACACGCGGACGCTGCTGGCGTCGGTGCCGCAGCTGCACCGCAAGTGGCGCAGCCGGCCCCCTATCGACTCCGCGGATCCTTGTGCCTACCATGGGCTACGCGCCGACGGCAGTTGCGAGGCCGACGGGAAGGTGCCGGCGCTGGCCAGCGTGGATGGCGACCATCTCGTGGGGTGCGCGCGGCTTGGTCAGTAA
- a CDS encoding peroxidase family protein, translating to MGATAAGAVAIGAAPAAIGAHEAYAATPADRFGRMFPDLPPFIPADDRRRAALIDIGKPGGILDAKDPLAEGPVRLITNPELSPNNRDNSDGTTIHMTAGVTFFGQFLDHDMTFDTASPLGIPTTPESSPNSRTPSFDLDTVYGGGPVASPALYESDRVKLRIESNGLFEDLPRSSNGTAIIGDPRNDENAIIAGFQSAFILAHNRIVDELRAQGVPAAQQFAQARRTLTWHYHWIILKEFLPTIVGQSMVNTILSGGRRWFRPDPNPAFIPVEFQIAYRFGHSMIRPSYRLNLAGNADGTPFFGFIFDPAGEGQADPVDLRGGARARRRFVGWQTFFDFGGAQTTHVRPNKRIDTKISTPLFHLPLGAIASGDPPTSLATRNLLRTLTWGVPAGQRIAQNMGNPMLHLQELADYGVALENQTPLWYYVLAEAERLANGVTLGPTGGRIIGEVFIGLLQLDPNGYLRVQPGWTPTLPAVTPGTFKMTDLLRWARVDPASRGQ from the coding sequence GTGGGCGCCACCGCGGCCGGCGCCGTCGCGATCGGGGCGGCCCCCGCGGCCATCGGCGCCCACGAGGCGTACGCCGCCACCCCGGCCGACCGGTTCGGCCGCATGTTCCCCGACCTGCCCCCCTTCATCCCCGCCGACGACCGGCGCCGGGCCGCGCTCATCGACATCGGCAAGCCCGGCGGCATCTTGGACGCCAAGGACCCGCTCGCCGAGGGTCCGGTCCGGCTCATCACCAACCCGGAGCTGAGCCCCAACAACCGCGACAACTCCGACGGCACCACCATCCACATGACCGCCGGGGTCACGTTCTTCGGCCAGTTCCTCGACCACGACATGACGTTCGACACCGCCTCGCCGCTGGGCATCCCGACCACGCCGGAGTCGTCGCCGAACAGCCGTACGCCGTCGTTCGACCTGGACACCGTGTACGGCGGCGGCCCGGTCGCCTCACCCGCCCTCTACGAGTCCGACCGGGTCAAGCTGCGCATCGAGTCCAACGGACTGTTCGAGGACCTGCCGCGCAGCAGCAACGGGACGGCGATCATCGGGGACCCGCGCAACGACGAGAACGCGATCATCGCCGGGTTCCAGTCCGCGTTCATCCTGGCCCACAACCGGATCGTCGACGAGCTGCGGGCCCAGGGCGTACCGGCGGCGCAGCAGTTCGCCCAGGCGCGGCGGACCCTCACCTGGCACTACCACTGGATCATCCTGAAGGAGTTCCTGCCGACCATCGTCGGGCAGTCGATGGTCAACACCATCCTCAGCGGGGGCCGCCGCTGGTTCCGCCCCGACCCCAACCCGGCGTTCATCCCGGTCGAATTCCAGATCGCGTACCGCTTCGGGCACAGCATGATCCGGCCGTCGTACCGGCTGAACCTCGCCGGCAACGCGGACGGCACGCCGTTCTTCGGGTTCATCTTCGACCCGGCCGGCGAGGGCCAGGCCGACCCGGTCGACCTGCGCGGCGGGGCGCGGGCGCGCCGGCGGTTCGTGGGCTGGCAGACGTTCTTCGACTTCGGCGGCGCGCAGACCACCCACGTACGGCCGAACAAGCGGATCGACACGAAGATCTCCACGCCGCTGTTCCACCTGCCGCTCGGCGCGATCGCGAGCGGCGACCCGCCGACCTCGCTGGCCACCCGGAACCTGCTGCGCACCCTGACCTGGGGAGTGCCCGCCGGGCAGCGCATCGCCCAGAACATGGGCAACCCGATGCTGCACCTGCAGGAGCTGGCCGACTACGGAGTGGCCCTGGAGAACCAGACCCCGCTCTGGTACTACGTGCTCGCCGAGGCCGAGCGCCTCGCCAACGGCGTCACCCTCGGCCCGACCGGCGGCCGGATCATCGGCGAGGTCTTCATCGGCCTGCTGCAACTCGACCCCAACGGCTACCTGCGCGTCCAGCCCGGCTGGACGCCCACCCTGCCCGCCGTCACCCCCGGCACGTTCAAGATGACCGACCTGCTGCGCTGGGCGCGGGTGGACCCGGCCAGC